In Salmo salar chromosome ssa15, Ssal_v3.1, whole genome shotgun sequence, one genomic interval encodes:
- the LOC106571912 gene encoding hormone receptor 4, whose product MNPSPDRGKECLPPKKRESRQGSVDLRPLLDEFKPPSSPLRIRPAGSSGRDEGCRESSDEALTNPHSLLPSPPPPLPPPGIPLPLPWHLPYTPSVPLPFLPGQVGERRGSGSPSWRDDLLPSPLPHHSRWLRGEIPLPLPPCSSSSSFKSPFPADSREMWSYFNTERRDYSSSLFSPSHLFSQPPLYRPDTSMTEGRHRYLGKRPNGLDGPGSRTASASRVAPPSGEYGNEPSGRARLGGSLHGSHANGRRRHQEGRSQTVAVFQDSRAPPPEGPDSHSSLQDRDPRGTPKPGTLTLIPSRPQPHRADPRAGRGELLDSLGSSPAKAQIYYSLGSMYSTLQPSHLSPQAQPFPLYSPSGSPQYGLHTMRNSQHSPQEQPNSHVTESDRERERERDRERDRRREQDRERKREQDRDNRERDSERDRDKDSGDLSPGRQYSRPHASPLLPLTATSPPAPHHHHNPPALLPHFAKGSLIELVGGRLKRVEELRTEDFLRSANTSPEFHLSTCTILLIAPSDTHGFHHLQVLLTDRNTQELLTVLVEYPFFVRDRGWSSCCPQRTSQLYGLSCRQLSEGDICLALTPSHTPSTHTHSHTRTAPRGHRTHTRARAGASSHREDMPPPPPPPPLSHPSPALAPPPLPLPPADPPTQEQPRSRKRRWSAPDLLPPTGTTEATGTDKITNLPHGSKHRKRQ is encoded by the exons ATGAATCCCAGCCCCGACCGCGGCAAAGAGTGCCTCCCCCCCAAGAAGAGGGAATCCCGGCAGGGCTCGGTTGACCTGCGCCCCCTCCTGGACGAGTTCAAACCGCCCTCCTCACCCCTCAGGATCCGGCCCGCCGGCAGCtcagggagagatgaggggtgcAGGGAGAGCAGCGACGAGGCTCTGACGAACCCCCACAGTCTGCTaccctctcccccacctcccctcccacCCCCTGGTATCCCCCTCCCCCTGCCATGGCACCTGCCTTAcaccccctctgtccctcttcccttcctcccaggccaagtaggagagaggagggggtcaggCTCACCCTCCTGGAGGGACGATCTTCTCCCTTCCCCACTCCCCCATCACTCCAGGTGGCTCCGAGGTGAAATCCCCCTTCCCCTTCCACCCTGCTCATCTTCTTCCTCCTTCAAGAGCCCCTTCCCTGCTGACTCCAGAGAGATGTGGTCCTATTTCAACACAGAACGAAGGGACTAtagctcttctctcttctccccctcccacctGTTCAGCCAGCCCCCCCTCTACCGTCCTGACACCTCCATGACAGAAGGCAGACACAGATACCTGGGCAAGAGGCCCAACGGGCTGGACGGCCCGGGCAGCAGGACTGCCTCTGCCTCCAGGGTGGCGCCCCCCTCAGGAGAGTACGGGAACGAACCCAGCGGCAGGGCCAGGTTGGGCGGCAGCCTCCATGGTTCCCATGCCAACGGGCGGCGGAGACACCAGGAGGGACGTTCTCAGACGGTTGCGGTTTTCCAAGATTCCCGAGCGCCACCTCCGGAGGGCCCTGACTCACATTCCTCTCTGCAGGACAGGGACCCCCGTGGGACGCCAAAGCCTGGGACCCTCACCCTGATCCCTAGCAGGCCCCAGCCCCATCGGGCAGACCCCCGGGCAGGGAGAGGGGAGCTCCTGGACTCCCTGGGGAGCTCTCCGGCTAAGGCCCAGATCTACTACTCCCTGGGGTCGAtgtactctaccctacagccCAGCCACCTCAGCCCCCAGGCTCAGCCCTTCCCCCTGTACAGCCCCTCAGGCAGCCCTCAGTACGGCCTGCACACCATGAGGAACTCACAACACTCGCCCCAGGAGCAGCCCAACAGCCACGtcacagagagcgacagagagagggaacgagagcgagacagagaacgagacagaCGACGagaacaagacagagagagaaaacgtgAACAAGACAGAGACAACCGGGAGAGAGACAGTGaacgagacagagacaaagacagtggAGACCTTTCCCCTGGGCGGCAGTACTCACGTCCCCAcgcctcccccctccttcccctcacGGCCACCTCaccccctgccccccaccaccaccacaacccccCAGCACTCCTACCTCATTTTGCCAAGGGATCTCTGATTGAGCTGGTGGGGGGGCGTCTAAAGCgcgtggaggagctgaggacggAGGACTTCCTAAGGAGTGCCAACACCTCCCCGGAGTTCCACCTGAGCACGTGCACCATTCTGCTCATCGCCCCCAGCGACACACACGGCTTCCACCACCTGCAGGTCCTCCTCACAGACCGCAACACTCAG gaGTTACTAACAGTTCTGGTGGAGTACCCGTTCTTTGTGCGGGACCGTGGCTGGTCTTCCTGCTGTCCCCAGAGAACCTCCCAGCTCTACGGCCTATCCTGCCGTCAACTCAGCGAGGGAGACATCTGCCTGGCCCTCACCCCTTCACACAcacctagcacacacacacactcacacacacgcacagcccCCCGGGGCCACCGCACACACACTCGGGCCAGGGCCGGCGCCAGCTCACACAGGGAAGATatgccccctcctccccctcctcctcctctttctcatcCCTCCCCTGCTCtcgcccctcctcctcttcctctgcccCCTGCAGACCCTCCCACCCAGGAGCAGCCACGCTCACGCAAGAGGCGATGGTCCGCCCCCGACCTCCTACCCCCTACTGGAACTACCGAAGCTACCGGGACTGACAAGATCACCAATTTACCTCACGGCTCCAAGCATAGGAAGAGGCAGTag
- the LOC106571913 gene encoding interferon regulatory factor 4 isoform X1, with protein sequence MEKAGKNMHLREWLIAQIDSGKYAGLIWENQNKTMFRIPWKHAAKQDYNQNEDAALFKAWAVYKGKYREGRDKADPTSWKTRLRCALNKSTDFQEVPERSQLDVSEPYKTYHIQVETETGRYSESPETDSQVIIQTRSSSAHLRNTITHHPQFGCHRELEERDGRVNPSGGLDHVYYCSNTGTPQMDNSAPFSIFSPTPQISDFRVRVCLFYQDQLVVDVTTSTPDGCFILHGQVPLGNERIYGPCTAQQVPFPPPGVIHLPPCIAEAMGRLLPHLERGVLVWVAPDGVFIKRFCQGRVYWSGPLAQHTDRPNKLNRERTCKLLNTPVFLKELQDFLKGVGPKPRYEIDLCFGEEFPDASPLKTRKLIIAQVVPLFAVNLLQRCQRFGP encoded by the exons ATGGAGAAGGCAGGCAAGAACATGCATCTGAGAGAGTGGCTGATAGCGCAGATAGACAGCGGAAAGTACGCAGGACTCATCTGGGAGAACCAGAACAAAACCATGTTCAGGATCCCATGGAAACACGCGGCAAAGCAGGACTATAATCAGAATGAAGATGCAGCACTTTTCAAG GCGTGGGCAGTGTATAAGGGGAAGTATCGAGAGGGGAGGGACAAGGCAGACCCCACTTCCTGGAAGACTCGTCTCCGCTGTGCCCTCAACAAGAGCACAGACTTCCAGGAGGTCCCAGAGCGCAGCCAGCTGGACGTCTCCGAGCCCTACAAGACCTACCATAtccaggtagagacagagacaggcagatacTCAG AATCTCCTGAAACTGATAGTCAGGTGATAATCCAGACCAGGAGCTCCAGTGCTCACCTGAGGAACACCATCACACACCATCCACAG TTTGGCTGCCATAGGGAATTAGAGGAAAGGGATGGAAGAGTCAACCCTAGTG GGGGTTTGGACCATGTATACTACTGTTCCAACACAGGGACTCCCCAGATGGACAACTCTGCTCCCTTCTCCATATTCAGTCCCACACCACAGATCTCTG ACTTCCGTGTGCGGGTGTGTCTGTTCTACCAGGACCAGCTAGTAGTGGATGTGACCACCAGCACCCCAGATGGCTGTTTCATTCTACATGGTCAGGTGCCCCTGGGGAACGAGAGGATCTatggcccctgcacagcccaacAGGTCCCCTTCCCCCCTCCAGGGGTCATCCACCTGCCCCCCTGTATCGCTGAGGCCATGGGCCGCCTGCTGCCCCACTTGGAGAGGGGTGTCCTGGTGTGGGTGGCTCCAGATGGGGTGTTTATCAAGAGGTTCTGCCAGGGCAGGGTATACTGGAGTGGCCCTCTGGCCcagcacacagacaggcccaACAAGCTAAACAGAGAGAGGACCTGCAAGCTGCTGAATACACCTGTATTTCTGAAGG AGCTCCAGGACTTTCTCAAGGGGGTGGGACCCAAACCTCGCTATGAGATTGACCTCTGCTTTGGGGAAGAGTTTCCCGACGCCAGCCCCCTGAAAACTAGGAAGCTGATCATTGCACAG GTAGTGCCCCTGTTTGCTGTCAACCTACTGCAGAGGTGCCAGAGGTTTGGGCCATAA
- the LOC106571913 gene encoding interferon regulatory factor 4 isoform X2, translating into MEKAGKNMHLREWLIAQIDSGKYAGLIWENQNKTMFRIPWKHAAKQDYNQNEDAALFKAWAVYKGKYREGRDKADPTSWKTRLRCALNKSTDFQEVPERSQLDVSEPYKTYHIQVETETGRYSESPETDSQVIIQTRSSSAHLRNTITHHPQFGCHRELEERDGRVNPSGTPQMDNSAPFSIFSPTPQISDFRVRVCLFYQDQLVVDVTTSTPDGCFILHGQVPLGNERIYGPCTAQQVPFPPPGVIHLPPCIAEAMGRLLPHLERGVLVWVAPDGVFIKRFCQGRVYWSGPLAQHTDRPNKLNRERTCKLLNTPVFLKELQDFLKGVGPKPRYEIDLCFGEEFPDASPLKTRKLIIAQVVPLFAVNLLQRCQRFGP; encoded by the exons ATGGAGAAGGCAGGCAAGAACATGCATCTGAGAGAGTGGCTGATAGCGCAGATAGACAGCGGAAAGTACGCAGGACTCATCTGGGAGAACCAGAACAAAACCATGTTCAGGATCCCATGGAAACACGCGGCAAAGCAGGACTATAATCAGAATGAAGATGCAGCACTTTTCAAG GCGTGGGCAGTGTATAAGGGGAAGTATCGAGAGGGGAGGGACAAGGCAGACCCCACTTCCTGGAAGACTCGTCTCCGCTGTGCCCTCAACAAGAGCACAGACTTCCAGGAGGTCCCAGAGCGCAGCCAGCTGGACGTCTCCGAGCCCTACAAGACCTACCATAtccaggtagagacagagacaggcagatacTCAG AATCTCCTGAAACTGATAGTCAGGTGATAATCCAGACCAGGAGCTCCAGTGCTCACCTGAGGAACACCATCACACACCATCCACAG TTTGGCTGCCATAGGGAATTAGAGGAAAGGGATGGAAGAGTCAACCCTAGTG GGACTCCCCAGATGGACAACTCTGCTCCCTTCTCCATATTCAGTCCCACACCACAGATCTCTG ACTTCCGTGTGCGGGTGTGTCTGTTCTACCAGGACCAGCTAGTAGTGGATGTGACCACCAGCACCCCAGATGGCTGTTTCATTCTACATGGTCAGGTGCCCCTGGGGAACGAGAGGATCTatggcccctgcacagcccaacAGGTCCCCTTCCCCCCTCCAGGGGTCATCCACCTGCCCCCCTGTATCGCTGAGGCCATGGGCCGCCTGCTGCCCCACTTGGAGAGGGGTGTCCTGGTGTGGGTGGCTCCAGATGGGGTGTTTATCAAGAGGTTCTGCCAGGGCAGGGTATACTGGAGTGGCCCTCTGGCCcagcacacagacaggcccaACAAGCTAAACAGAGAGAGGACCTGCAAGCTGCTGAATACACCTGTATTTCTGAAGG AGCTCCAGGACTTTCTCAAGGGGGTGGGACCCAAACCTCGCTATGAGATTGACCTCTGCTTTGGGGAAGAGTTTCCCGACGCCAGCCCCCTGAAAACTAGGAAGCTGATCATTGCACAG GTAGTGCCCCTGTTTGCTGTCAACCTACTGCAGAGGTGCCAGAGGTTTGGGCCATAA